A window of uncultured Draconibacterium sp. contains these coding sequences:
- the hisA gene encoding 1-(5-phosphoribosyl)-5-[(5-phosphoribosylamino)methylideneamino]imidazole-4-carboxamide isomerase has translation MTNKIEIIPAIDLIDAKCVRLSQGDYNQKTVYNENPLEVAKMFEAAGIKRLHLVDLDGAKAKHIVNHKVLETIATKTSLVIDFGGGLKSDKDLEIAFNSGAQMITGGSIAVKEKETFLSWLEKFGSEKIILGADAKDGNIAVGGWLETTSLPVIEFIEEFYKKGITKVISTDISRDGMLSGPSFELYAEIMKTLPEVEIIASGGIATMDEILKLDEMGVPGVITGKAIYENRISLKEIEKFLR, from the coding sequence ATGACAAACAAAATAGAAATTATTCCCGCGATTGATTTGATCGACGCCAAATGCGTGCGTCTTTCGCAGGGCGACTACAACCAAAAAACGGTGTACAACGAAAATCCGCTCGAAGTTGCAAAAATGTTCGAAGCAGCCGGAATTAAACGTCTGCATTTGGTTGATTTGGATGGCGCCAAAGCCAAACATATTGTAAACCATAAAGTTTTGGAAACCATTGCCACAAAAACCAGTTTAGTAATTGACTTCGGCGGCGGATTAAAATCGGATAAAGACCTGGAAATTGCGTTCAACTCAGGTGCACAAATGATAACCGGCGGTAGTATTGCCGTAAAAGAAAAAGAAACCTTTTTAAGCTGGCTGGAAAAATTTGGAAGCGAAAAAATAATTCTGGGAGCCGATGCAAAAGATGGCAATATTGCTGTTGGTGGATGGTTGGAAACCACTTCTCTTCCGGTTATTGAATTTATCGAAGAATTTTACAAAAAGGGAATAACAAAAGTAATTTCCACGGATATTAGCCGCGACGGAATGCTAAGCGGCCCTTCATTTGAGCTTTATGCTGAAATTATGAAAACACTTCCTGAAGTGGAAATTATTGCCAGCGGTGGAATTGCAACAATGGATGAGATATTAAAATTAGATGAAATGGGAGTGCCGGGTGTAATTACAGGCAAAGCCATCTACGAGAATCGAATATCTTTGAAGGAAATAGAAAAGTTTTTAAGATAG
- the argC gene encoding N-acetyl-gamma-glutamyl-phosphate reductase, with product MIKVGIIGGAGYTAGELLRILLNHPEAEIGFVQSTSNAGNLISDVHIDLLGESDLTFTDQMPFNEVDVIFLCMGHGKSLEFMAENKLPESLKVIDLSHDFRLKREGNDFIYGLPELNREAIKSASKIANPGCFATGIQLALLPLAANGLLTDEVHVQAITGSTGAGQKPTSTSHFSWRSSNVSAYKIFEHQHEGEILQSLTQLQPGFNDEFNFVPIRGNHTRGIFVSCYTNFEGSLEEAQKIYKNYYAKHPFVFVTDKNPGVKQVVNTNKGVIYLEKHGKKLVIISLTDNLIKGASGQAVQNMNLVFGLDEKSGLNLKPVAF from the coding sequence ATGATTAAAGTTGGGATTATAGGAGGAGCCGGTTACACCGCCGGAGAGCTGTTAAGAATTTTGCTAAATCATCCGGAAGCAGAAATTGGATTTGTGCAAAGTACCAGCAACGCTGGGAATCTGATTTCTGATGTACATATCGATTTATTGGGTGAAAGCGATTTGACATTTACCGACCAGATGCCTTTTAACGAGGTTGATGTAATTTTCCTTTGTATGGGACATGGTAAGTCACTGGAGTTTATGGCAGAAAACAAGCTGCCCGAATCACTTAAAGTAATTGATTTAAGCCACGATTTCCGTTTAAAACGAGAAGGCAATGATTTTATTTACGGGCTTCCGGAGTTAAACCGCGAAGCTATAAAATCGGCAAGTAAAATTGCCAACCCGGGGTGTTTTGCCACTGGTATTCAGTTAGCTTTGTTGCCGCTGGCGGCAAATGGATTATTGACAGACGAAGTCCATGTTCAGGCCATTACAGGTTCTACCGGTGCCGGACAAAAACCTACTTCAACATCGCACTTTAGCTGGAGAAGCAGTAATGTTTCGGCTTACAAAATTTTTGAGCACCAACACGAAGGAGAAATTCTTCAAAGTTTAACGCAGCTTCAACCTGGTTTTAATGATGAATTCAATTTTGTACCGATTCGCGGAAACCACACCCGTGGCATTTTCGTATCGTGTTATACAAATTTTGAGGGCTCGCTGGAAGAAGCACAGAAAATATATAAAAACTATTACGCCAAACATCCCTTTGTTTTTGTAACCGATAAAAATCCGGGAGTAAAACAAGTGGTAAACACAAACAAAGGCGTTATCTATTTGGAAAAACACGGTAAAAAGCTGGTAATAATAAGCTTAACCGACAATTTAATAAAAGGTGCATCGGGTCAGGCCGTTCAAAACATGAACTTAGTATTCGGACTTGATGAAAAATCCGGCTTAAATTTAAAACCGGTCGCTTTTTAA
- a CDS encoding GNAT family N-acetyltransferase produces MKELKNIDIFVAGEEHVKYIDDINDAIDMASKQRGTGIARRTFEYLQEKMIAGKAVIALDNGVFAGFCYIEAWQEKGFVANSGLIVVEEYRGMGLAKEIKKKAFQLSRTKYPNSKIFGLTTGLAVMKINHELGYRPVTFSELTDDAQFWKGCQSCVNHDILERTGRTKCLCTGMLYNPEWEKPDFKSVNGIKKRSLLETIKGLSSSGANKGKGFLGFKKNVKTWIVALLPF; encoded by the coding sequence ATGAAGGAATTGAAGAACATAGATATTTTTGTAGCGGGCGAAGAGCACGTAAAATATATCGACGATATAAACGATGCGATTGATATGGCATCGAAACAACGTGGAACTGGTATTGCCAGAAGAACGTTTGAATATTTGCAGGAAAAAATGATTGCCGGCAAAGCAGTTATTGCATTGGATAATGGCGTATTTGCCGGGTTTTGCTACATAGAAGCCTGGCAGGAAAAAGGATTTGTTGCAAACTCGGGATTAATTGTGGTAGAAGAGTACCGCGGAATGGGACTGGCAAAAGAGATAAAAAAGAAAGCATTTCAATTGTCGCGAACGAAATACCCGAACTCAAAAATATTTGGATTAACCACCGGGTTGGCGGTTATGAAAATCAACCACGAACTGGGTTATCGTCCGGTTACCTTCTCTGAATTAACCGACGATGCACAATTCTGGAAAGGATGCCAAAGTTGTGTAAATCATGATATTCTGGAGAGAACAGGCCGAACAAAATGTTTGTGCACCGGAATGTTGTACAATCCCGAATGGGAAAAGCCGGATTTCAAAAGTGTAAATGGAATTAAAAAACGAAGCCTGCTGGAAACCATTAAAGGATTAAGTTCTTCGGGAGCAAATAAAGGGAAAGGTTTCCTGGGTTTTAAAAAGAATGTAAAAACATGGATTGTTGCACTTCTTCCTTTTTAA
- the argR gene encoding arginine repressor, which produces MKNKVQRQLEIRKIIQKGNIHSQDELLAELKHKGFDLTQATLSRDLKVLQVAKTTHPAKGYVYTIPENGQSETSHTQNRINYLAEGFLDVQFSGNLAVIKTIPGYASSIAAVIDQTNPWEIIGTVAGDDTILLIQREGISKKDLIAALVSIMPKLKGRI; this is translated from the coding sequence ATGAAGAATAAAGTACAACGTCAACTTGAAATCAGAAAAATAATTCAAAAAGGCAACATTCACAGCCAGGATGAATTATTGGCTGAATTAAAACATAAAGGTTTTGATTTAACGCAGGCAACCTTGTCGCGCGATTTAAAAGTTTTACAGGTGGCAAAAACAACACATCCGGCCAAAGGATATGTTTATACCATCCCGGAAAACGGACAAAGCGAAACAAGCCACACTCAAAACCGGATAAATTATTTAGCCGAAGGATTTCTTGATGTACAGTTCTCGGGCAATTTGGCAGTTATTAAAACAATTCCGGGTTACGCAAGCAGTATTGCAGCAGTTATCGACCAAACAAATCCATGGGAAATAATTGGAACCGTAGCCGGAGACGACACAATATTATTAATACAAAGAGAAGGAATATCTAAAAAAGATCTGATAGCAGCATTGGTTTCAATTATGCCAAAGCTAAAAGGAAGAATATAA
- the proB gene encoding glutamate 5-kinase — protein MQTQYKKITIKIGSNVLAKADGTLNVSRIAHLVDQIAFLHKNGVEVVLVSSGAVAAGRAVLQPGKKTDAVSQRQLWAALGQVKLISRYSDFFHEDGLVCAQVLTTKENFSSRAHYLNMKNCITTLLENKVIPIVNENDTISVTELMFTDNDELSGLIASMVDSEALIILSNVDGVFSAHPDSADAKLIERIEILEKEPENAISSEQSNFGRGGMLTKFRIAKKVAGDGIGVHVANGTRENVLIDLMDVQKELKHTYFVPNEKSSSGVKKWIGYSDGFAKGQVIVNQGAINALNSEKAVSLLPVGIISIESEFKKGDLIKILDESGDFVGIGKASYSSDKVENEKKSEKQKPVIHYDYLYLENKLNGSS, from the coding sequence GTGCAAACACAATACAAAAAAATAACGATAAAAATTGGTAGCAATGTGCTGGCAAAAGCTGACGGAACATTAAATGTTTCGCGAATAGCACACCTTGTCGATCAAATTGCTTTTCTTCATAAAAATGGAGTTGAAGTGGTTTTGGTGTCTTCGGGAGCGGTTGCTGCAGGACGTGCAGTTTTACAACCCGGAAAAAAAACCGATGCTGTGTCGCAACGCCAGCTTTGGGCAGCCCTGGGACAGGTAAAGCTTATTTCGCGTTACTCCGATTTTTTCCACGAAGATGGTTTGGTTTGTGCACAGGTTCTTACAACAAAAGAAAATTTCTCGAGCCGCGCCCACTACCTGAACATGAAAAACTGCATTACCACACTACTCGAAAATAAGGTTATTCCAATTGTAAACGAAAACGACACCATATCGGTAACCGAGTTAATGTTTACCGACAACGACGAACTTTCGGGTCTGATCGCATCGATGGTTGATTCTGAAGCACTAATTATTTTAAGTAATGTTGATGGTGTTTTTAGTGCCCATCCCGACAGTGCCGATGCAAAACTGATTGAGCGCATCGAGATTTTGGAAAAAGAACCTGAAAACGCCATTTCGTCAGAACAATCGAATTTTGGACGTGGAGGAATGCTAACCAAATTCAGAATTGCCAAAAAAGTTGCCGGCGATGGTATTGGTGTTCATGTGGCAAACGGCACCCGCGAGAATGTGCTCATCGATTTAATGGATGTTCAGAAAGAATTAAAACACACCTACTTTGTTCCAAACGAAAAATCATCAAGCGGAGTAAAAAAATGGATTGGTTATTCCGATGGATTTGCAAAAGGGCAGGTAATTGTAAACCAAGGCGCAATAAATGCGTTAAACTCTGAAAAAGCAGTAAGTCTGCTTCCTGTGGGAATTATTTCCATCGAAAGCGAATTCAAAAAAGGCGATCTGATAAAGATTTTAGATGAATCGGGCGATTTTGTTGGAATTGGTAAAGCAAGTTACAGTTCGGATAAAGTAGAAAATGAAAAAAAATCGGAGAAACAAAAACCGGTTATTCATTATGATTACTTGTATCTGGAAAATAAATTAAACGGAAGTTCTTAG
- a CDS encoding N-acetylornithine carbamoyltransferase produces the protein MKKFTSVKDIPSIKQALETAFEVKNNPFGFQHLGKNKTMVLVFFNSSLRTRLSTQKAAMNLGMNTMVMNVNEDSWQLESEMGVVMDGNNAEHLREAIPVIGKYCDVIGVRAFAKFESREADYSEKILSQFVEYAGVPVVSMEAATRHPLQSFADLVTIEEHKTVERPKVVLTWAPHPRALPQAVANSFVEWMKETDYDLVVTHPEGYELAPEFMGDVKVEYDQKKAFEGADFIYAKNWASYTDYGKILSKDMSWTVNEEKMALTNNAKFMHCLPVRRNVVVTDGVIDSPNSIVVEQAKNREVTAQAVLKMILEDK, from the coding sequence ATGAAAAAATTCACATCAGTAAAAGATATTCCAAGCATTAAACAAGCCTTGGAAACCGCATTCGAAGTAAAAAATAATCCGTTTGGATTTCAGCACCTGGGAAAAAACAAAACCATGGTTTTGGTCTTTTTCAACTCCAGTTTGCGTACTCGCCTGAGCACTCAAAAAGCAGCCATGAATTTAGGAATGAATACAATGGTGATGAATGTAAACGAAGACAGCTGGCAGTTGGAATCGGAAATGGGTGTAGTAATGGATGGCAACAATGCAGAACATTTACGCGAAGCCATTCCGGTAATCGGAAAATATTGTGATGTGATTGGAGTACGTGCTTTTGCTAAGTTTGAAAGCCGTGAAGCCGACTACTCGGAGAAAATATTGAGTCAGTTTGTTGAATACGCCGGCGTTCCTGTTGTTAGCATGGAAGCAGCAACTCGTCACCCTTTGCAAAGTTTTGCCGATTTGGTAACCATTGAAGAGCACAAAACCGTTGAACGCCCCAAAGTGGTTTTAACCTGGGCTCCTCATCCGCGTGCTTTGCCTCAGGCAGTTGCCAATTCGTTTGTTGAATGGATGAAGGAAACGGACTATGATTTAGTGGTTACTCACCCTGAAGGTTATGAGCTGGCTCCCGAATTTATGGGCGATGTGAAAGTGGAATACGATCAGAAAAAAGCATTTGAAGGTGCCGATTTTATTTATGCAAAAAACTGGGCTTCGTACACCGATTACGGAAAGATTCTTTCGAAAGATATGAGCTGGACCGTAAACGAAGAAAAAATGGCCCTTACCAACAATGCCAAATTTATGCACTGTTTGCCGGTTCGACGCAACGTTGTAGTTACCGATGGGGTTATCGATAGCCCTAACTCAATTGTGGTTGAACAAGCCAAAAACCGTGAAGTAACTGCACAGGCAGTTTTAAAAATGATTTTGGAAGATAAATAG
- a CDS encoding argininosuccinate synthase domain-containing protein — MSKKLVLAFSGGLDTSFCAKYLKEEKGFEVYTAIANTGGFSDDELKKIEERALALGAVEHVTLDVTNEYYEKCIRYMVYGNILRNNTYPISVSSERAFQAIATIEYAKKIGAKYIAHGSTGAGNDQIRFDLTFQVLAPEIEIITPTRDMLLTRQYEIDYLKDHGYVADFTKMEYSINQGLWGTSVGGKETLTTNKNLPEDAYPSQLEATEERTIELGFEKGELISLDGEFYENGPEIIRALEAIASKYAIGRDTHVGDTIIGIKGRVGFEAAAPLITIKAHHLLEKHTLTKWQSYWKEQLANWYGMFLHEAMYQEPVMRNIETFLESTQENVTGKVIVKLKPYHFELVGIESEHDLMNSGFGQYGETVEAWTADDIKGFTKILSNSLKIYNSVNKNL; from the coding sequence ATGAGCAAAAAATTAGTTTTGGCATTTAGCGGAGGTTTAGACACTTCGTTTTGCGCAAAGTATTTAAAAGAAGAAAAAGGGTTCGAAGTGTACACTGCCATTGCCAACACCGGTGGTTTTTCGGACGATGAACTAAAAAAAATAGAAGAACGCGCCCTTGCTCTGGGAGCGGTTGAACATGTTACTCTTGACGTAACAAATGAATACTACGAAAAGTGTATTCGTTACATGGTTTACGGAAATATATTACGAAATAATACCTACCCTATTTCGGTAAGTTCAGAAAGGGCATTTCAGGCAATTGCCACCATCGAATACGCTAAAAAAATTGGCGCAAAATACATTGCTCACGGAAGTACCGGAGCCGGAAACGACCAGATTCGTTTCGACCTGACTTTTCAGGTACTTGCTCCCGAAATTGAAATCATCACTCCTACCCGCGATATGCTTTTAACTCGTCAGTACGAAATAGACTACTTAAAAGACCATGGTTACGTTGCTGACTTTACAAAAATGGAATATTCCATTAACCAGGGACTCTGGGGAACAAGTGTTGGCGGAAAAGAAACACTTACCACAAATAAAAACCTACCGGAAGATGCATATCCAAGTCAACTGGAAGCTACAGAAGAACGTACCATCGAATTGGGTTTTGAAAAAGGAGAATTGATTTCGCTTGACGGAGAATTTTACGAAAATGGCCCGGAAATTATTCGTGCACTGGAAGCCATTGCATCTAAATATGCCATCGGCCGCGACACGCACGTTGGCGACACAATTATCGGAATTAAAGGACGTGTTGGTTTTGAAGCAGCTGCTCCGCTTATTACAATTAAAGCGCACCACTTGCTCGAAAAACATACATTAACCAAATGGCAGTCGTACTGGAAAGAACAACTGGCAAACTGGTACGGCATGTTTTTACACGAAGCCATGTATCAGGAACCGGTGATGCGTAACATTGAAACATTCCTTGAATCGACACAGGAAAATGTTACCGGGAAAGTAATTGTAAAATTAAAACCGTACCATTTTGAGTTGGTTGGAATTGAATCGGAACACGATTTAATGAACTCAGGATTTGGGCAATACGGAGAAACAGTGGAAGCCTGGACAGCAGACGACATAAAAGGATTTACCAAAATACTTTCTAACTCACTGAAAATTTACAACTCAGTAAATAAGAATTTATAG
- a CDS encoding aspartate aminotransferase family protein yields the protein MKLFDVYPLFDITPVKAEGCHVWDSEGKKYLDLYGGHAVISIGHSHPAYVNKISDQLSQIGFYSNSVQNPLQHELAEKLGKVSGCEDYQLFLCNSGAEANENAIKLASFITGKKKIISYKKGFHGRTSAAVSITDNPKIIAPVNETSNAVILPFNDIDATEEALKNGDVAAVIVEGIQGIGGIHVPDEGFLVALKKLCEKYVAALILDEIQSGYGRSGKFFAYQYSDVKPDIITMAKGMGNGFPIGGVLIQPEIEPWFGMLGTTFGGNHLACAAAIAVLDVIEQEKLVENAQKVGSYLMEKLAAMNGDFEIRGKGLMIGMEFKSPIKEIRQKLLNEYGIFTGVSGLNIIRLLPPLSLSIEQADEFLDAFADVLQ from the coding sequence ATGAAACTATTCGATGTATATCCATTATTCGACATCACTCCTGTAAAAGCAGAAGGATGTCATGTATGGGATTCTGAAGGAAAAAAATACCTGGATTTGTACGGTGGCCATGCGGTAATTTCAATTGGTCACAGCCATCCTGCTTATGTAAATAAAATTTCCGACCAGCTATCGCAAATCGGATTTTACTCCAACTCGGTACAAAATCCGTTACAACACGAATTAGCCGAAAAATTAGGCAAAGTATCGGGCTGCGAAGATTATCAGCTTTTCTTGTGTAACTCCGGAGCCGAGGCGAACGAAAATGCGATTAAACTGGCATCGTTTATTACCGGAAAGAAGAAAATAATCTCATATAAAAAAGGATTTCACGGGCGAACTTCAGCAGCGGTGTCGATTACCGATAATCCAAAAATTATTGCACCGGTAAACGAAACAAGCAACGCCGTAATATTGCCATTTAACGACATTGATGCCACTGAAGAAGCTTTGAAAAACGGCGATGTTGCAGCAGTAATTGTTGAAGGAATTCAGGGAATTGGAGGAATCCATGTTCCCGACGAAGGTTTTTTAGTGGCATTGAAGAAGTTATGCGAGAAATATGTTGCGGCACTTATTTTAGACGAAATCCAGTCGGGTTACGGACGCAGCGGAAAGTTTTTTGCCTACCAGTATTCCGATGTTAAACCCGACATAATTACCATGGCAAAAGGAATGGGAAACGGATTCCCGATCGGCGGAGTATTAATTCAACCTGAAATTGAGCCCTGGTTTGGTATGTTAGGAACTACATTCGGAGGAAATCACTTAGCTTGTGCTGCTGCAATTGCAGTGCTCGACGTTATTGAGCAAGAAAAGCTGGTAGAAAATGCACAAAAAGTTGGTTCTTACCTGATGGAAAAACTGGCAGCAATGAATGGTGATTTCGAAATTCGAGGTAAAGGATTAATGATTGGAATGGAGTTTAAATCTCCGATAAAAGAAATTCGCCAGAAATTGTTAAACGAATATGGAATTTTTACCGGAGTTTCGGGACTAAATATAATTCGATTATTACCACCACTAAGTTTGAGCATTGAACAGGCTGACGAATTTTTGGATGCGTTTGCTGATGTTTTACAGTAG
- a CDS encoding glutamate-5-semialdehyde dehydrogenase yields the protein MKIEQQLQKVLAASRKLNMVQDSKIVAVLQELANQARANSEFILTENKKDLDRMDVNDPKFDRLKLTADRIEGIASDIENVAGLPSPVGTVLKETERPNGLKISKITVPFGVIGIIYEARPNVTFDVFALCLKSGNACVLKGGSDAIYSNQAIVSIIQDVLKKFDLDENTVSLLPAGREETNEMLRAHGYIDLIIPRGSQGLINFVRENATIPVIETGAGICHTYFDKFGDAEKGREIVFNAKTRRVSVCNALDCLIIHESRLNELPAFAQKLAEEKVVIYADDASFEKIKDIYPSEILFPATEESFGTEFLSMKMSIKTVDCINDAIEHINKHSSKHSEAIISEDKDRIQLFQKMVDASSVYSNTSTAYTDGAQFGLGAEIGISTQKLHARGPMALEELCSYKWIIEGNGQVRPK from the coding sequence ATGAAAATTGAACAACAACTACAAAAAGTACTGGCTGCCTCACGTAAACTAAACATGGTGCAAGACAGTAAAATTGTGGCTGTTTTGCAGGAATTGGCAAATCAGGCTAGAGCAAATTCAGAATTTATTTTAACTGAAAATAAAAAAGACCTGGACCGAATGGATGTAAACGATCCGAAATTCGACCGCTTAAAACTTACAGCCGATCGGATTGAAGGAATTGCCTCCGACATTGAAAATGTTGCCGGATTGCCAAGTCCGGTTGGAACTGTTCTTAAAGAAACAGAACGTCCGAATGGTTTAAAAATTAGCAAAATAACGGTACCTTTTGGGGTAATCGGGATTATTTACGAAGCCCGTCCGAATGTTACTTTCGATGTTTTTGCACTTTGTTTGAAATCGGGGAATGCCTGTGTTTTAAAAGGTGGCAGCGATGCCATTTATTCCAACCAGGCCATTGTTTCTATCATTCAGGATGTGCTGAAAAAATTTGATCTGGACGAAAACACGGTGAGTTTATTACCTGCCGGGCGCGAAGAAACAAACGAAATGCTTCGTGCACATGGATACATCGATTTAATTATTCCACGTGGAAGCCAGGGACTTATCAATTTTGTTCGCGAAAATGCAACCATCCCGGTGATTGAAACAGGCGCAGGAATTTGTCACACCTATTTCGACAAATTTGGCGACGCCGAAAAAGGACGCGAAATTGTATTTAATGCAAAAACACGACGCGTATCGGTTTGTAATGCGCTCGACTGCCTGATAATTCACGAAAGTCGTTTAAATGAACTTCCTGCTTTTGCTCAAAAACTTGCTGAAGAAAAAGTGGTGATTTATGCCGACGATGCTTCATTTGAAAAAATAAAAGACATCTATCCTTCCGAAATTCTTTTCCCTGCTACTGAAGAATCTTTCGGAACTGAATTTCTTTCGATGAAAATGTCGATAAAAACGGTGGACTGCATTAACGATGCAATTGAGCACATTAATAAACACAGTTCGAAACACAGCGAGGCGATTATTTCTGAAGACAAAGACCGCATTCAGCTCTTCCAAAAAATGGTGGATGCTTCATCGGTTTATTCAAATACATCAACGGCTTATACCGATGGTGCTCAATTTGGACTGGGAGCAGAAATTGGGATAAGCACCCAAAAATTACACGCTCGAGGCCCAATGGCTCTGGAAGAATTGTGCAGCTACAAATGGATTATTGAAGGAAACGGACAAGTACGTCCGAAATAG
- the proC gene encoding pyrroline-5-carboxylate reductase — MGNKKIAIIGVGNMGGAIAVGLIKSGSVSASDITVADKKESTLKKMSDLGVNTFHDNLDATKDADVIIVAVKPYHIEGVINEIKPVLSTEKILISIVAGVSISVIEEMAGIDIPIFRVMPNTAIALQESLTCISGSSKTEAHNDYVVELFNKLGKTVEIGEELMAAATALSSCGIAYALRYIRAAMQGGIEIGFGAEMAQFITAQTVKGATELVLQSGNHPEREIDKVTTPMGVTITGLNEMEHKGFSSSLIQGILASYNKMGNLK; from the coding sequence ATGGGAAATAAAAAAATAGCAATTATTGGAGTTGGAAACATGGGAGGAGCCATCGCTGTTGGACTTATAAAGTCTGGTTCTGTATCTGCTTCTGATATTACAGTTGCTGACAAAAAAGAATCCACACTCAAAAAAATGAGTGATTTGGGTGTAAACACTTTTCATGATAATTTAGATGCAACCAAAGATGCTGATGTAATTATTGTTGCAGTAAAACCCTATCACATCGAAGGGGTTATCAACGAAATCAAACCGGTACTTTCTACCGAAAAAATATTAATTTCCATTGTTGCCGGAGTAAGTATCTCCGTAATTGAGGAAATGGCCGGAATCGACATTCCTATTTTCCGTGTTATGCCCAACACTGCCATTGCTTTACAAGAGTCGTTAACCTGTATTTCGGGAAGTTCAAAAACCGAAGCACACAACGATTATGTGGTGGAATTGTTTAATAAATTAGGCAAAACCGTTGAAATAGGCGAAGAATTAATGGCTGCAGCAACCGCACTTTCATCGTGTGGAATTGCGTATGCACTTCGTTACATCCGCGCTGCGATGCAGGGTGGAATCGAAATTGGTTTTGGAGCTGAAATGGCACAGTTTATTACAGCGCAAACGGTAAAAGGTGCCACCGAATTGGTTTTACAATCGGGTAACCATCCCGAACGCGAAATTGATAAGGTAACCACTCCAATGGGAGTAACCATTACCGGATTAAACGAAATGGAACACAAAGGATTTAGCTCTTCTCTGATCCAGGGAATATTGGCGTCGTATAACAAGATGGGTAATTTGAAATAA
- the carA gene encoding glutamine-hydrolyzing carbamoyl-phosphate synthase small subunit, which produces MLQVKQAKLTLEDGTVFIGKSFGSETAVAGEVVFYTAMTGYPESLTDPSYTGQILVSTYPMIGNYGVPFNKKENGIHKYYESHKLHITGLIISDYSFEFSHWNAEKSLSDWLKEYNVPGLFDIDTRALTKILREKGSMLGKIEFEEEIDFYDPNKENLVAVASCKEREVYGDGEHKVVLIDCGVKNNIIRCLLDRNATVIRVPWDYDFTNEEFDGVFISNGPGDPAMCDDTVKYIKSAIGDEKPIMGICLGNQLLARAAGAETYKLKYGHRSHNQPVLLEGTNKCYITSQNHGFAVKTETLPEDWVPLFTNVNDETNEGIKHKTLPFFSTQFHPEASSGPTDTEFLFDEFMKNVAESKK; this is translated from the coding sequence ATGTTACAAGTAAAACAGGCAAAATTAACTCTCGAAGACGGAACAGTTTTTATCGGGAAATCGTTTGGAAGTGAAACGGCAGTGGCGGGTGAAGTTGTATTTTATACAGCAATGACAGGTTATCCTGAAAGTTTAACCGATCCATCGTACACCGGACAAATTTTGGTTTCAACCTACCCGATGATTGGAAACTATGGTGTTCCATTCAATAAAAAGGAAAATGGAATACATAAGTATTATGAGTCGCATAAACTTCATATTACCGGATTAATTATTTCTGATTATTCATTCGAATTCAGTCATTGGAATGCGGAAAAAAGTTTATCCGATTGGTTGAAAGAATACAATGTTCCGGGTCTTTTTGACATTGACACGCGAGCCTTAACAAAAATTTTACGTGAAAAAGGTTCGATGCTTGGAAAAATAGAATTTGAAGAGGAAATTGATTTCTACGATCCCAACAAAGAAAACCTGGTAGCCGTTGCCAGCTGCAAGGAACGTGAGGTTTACGGAGACGGAGAACACAAGGTTGTATTAATTGATTGCGGTGTAAAAAACAATATTATACGTTGTTTGCTCGATAGAAATGCAACAGTAATTCGTGTTCCATGGGATTACGATTTTACAAACGAGGAATTCGACGGAGTATTTATATCGAATGGCCCGGGTGATCCTGCCATGTGCGACGATACTGTAAAATACATTAAATCGGCCATTGGCGATGAAAAACCAATTATGGGAATTTGCCTTGGCAACCAGCTTTTGGCACGTGCTGCCGGAGCCGAAACGTACAAGTTAAAATACGGGCACCGAAGCCACAATCAACCTGTTTTGTTGGAAGGTACTAACAAGTGTTACATTACTTCGCAAAACCACGGATTTGCGGTTAAAACAGAAACCTTACCTGAAGATTGGGTACCACTTTTTACAAACGTTAACGACGAAACCAACGAAGGAATTAAGCACAAAACACTGCCATTCTTTTCGACTCAGTTTCATCCGGAAGCTTCAAGTGGTCCAACCGATACAGAGTTCTTGTTCGACGAGTTTATGAAAAACGTTGCAGAATCGAAAAAGTAA